The following proteins are co-located in the Vigna angularis cultivar LongXiaoDou No.4 chromosome 2, ASM1680809v1, whole genome shotgun sequence genome:
- the LOC108327993 gene encoding uncharacterized protein LOC108327993, producing MPDSTTTVTTIHLPPDSTALRRHNSIAAASPVNKLSLPATTPSRTTSLELVSLKSPFSTSYTSLRDVLPSPNFAVNSPTSSAYSSQEISIRNRLVKQAAWAYLQPMSASPGGASTPHFLRRLYAASLDFIFHHLVPAVSRFFRRMFNAIRIHVF from the coding sequence ATGCCAGACTCCACCACCACCGTCACTACCATCCACCTGCCGCCAGACTCCACAGCACTCCGCCGCCACAACTCCATCGCTGCCGCCTCACCGGTCAACAAACTCTCCCTCCCCGCCACTACGCCGTCGCGCACCACGAGCTTGGAACTTGTATCATTGAAATCCCCCTTCTCCACCTCCTACACGTCCCTCCGAGACGTGCTCCCTTCCCCCAACTTCGCCGTGAACTCTCCCACCTCTTCCGCGTACTCCAGTCAAGAGATTTCTATCCGCAATCGCCTGGTAAAACAGGCTGCTTGGGCCTACCTGCAGCCCATGTCCGCCTCCCCCGGCGGCGCCTCCACCCCCCACTTCCTCCGCCGCCTCTACGCCGCCTCCCTCGacttcatcttccaccacttGGTCCCCGCCGTTTCCCGATTTTTCCGTCGAATGTTCAACGCTATCAGGATCCACGTGTTTTGA